In Bradyrhizobium guangxiense, the following are encoded in one genomic region:
- a CDS encoding DMT family transporter translates to MDTRQDTNIAVELALLVALATLWGGSYTFIKLGVATIPPITLIAARTTIAGLLLLVVMWARGIMMPRDAATWRRFAFQAVLNSVIPWTLIAWGERHVDAALATILNSAAPIFTFLLPLVVPRHEATTPRKLFGVVAGMAGICLIVGTDAFDGIGRGLLAEAAIVAATLCYACAAIFGRSFKGLDPMAPAAGSLLAGAAALIPASLVVERPWTLSPSLSSVLALLALAVFSTAAAFAIYFRLIQTLGSVSTTAQAYLRVPIGVAISVAFLSESLSRTAWIGLACVVLGVAAVTIPARQTASLKPS, encoded by the coding sequence ATGGACACCAGGCAGGACACCAACATCGCCGTCGAGCTGGCGCTGCTGGTCGCGCTCGCGACGTTGTGGGGCGGCTCCTACACCTTCATCAAACTCGGGGTCGCCACCATTCCCCCCATCACGTTGATCGCGGCTCGAACCACGATTGCGGGTCTGCTGCTGCTCGTCGTGATGTGGGCGCGCGGCATCATGATGCCCAGAGATGCCGCGACCTGGCGGCGCTTCGCGTTCCAGGCCGTGCTCAACAGCGTCATCCCCTGGACGTTGATCGCCTGGGGCGAGCGTCATGTCGATGCCGCACTCGCCACCATCCTCAACTCGGCCGCACCGATCTTCACGTTCCTGCTCCCCCTCGTCGTCCCCCGCCACGAGGCGACGACCCCCAGGAAACTGTTCGGTGTGGTCGCCGGAATGGCCGGCATCTGCCTCATTGTCGGAACCGACGCCTTCGATGGCATCGGTCGCGGCCTCCTCGCGGAAGCGGCCATCGTTGCCGCCACCCTATGCTACGCCTGCGCCGCGATCTTTGGCCGCAGCTTCAAGGGCCTCGATCCGATGGCCCCAGCCGCCGGCTCGCTGCTGGCGGGGGCGGCGGCCCTGATTCCGGCCTCGCTCGTGGTCGAGCGGCCCTGGACGCTGTCGCCGTCACTGAGCTCCGTGCTGGCGTTGCTCGCGCTCGCCGTGTTCTCGACCGCCGCGGCGTTTGCGATCTACTTCCGCCTGATCCAGACCCTGGGCTCGGTCAGCACCACGGCGCAGGCCTATCTCCGCGTGCCCATTGGCGTCGCCATCAGCGTCGCCTTCCTCAGTGAGAGCCTCAGCCGGACCGCCTGGATCGGGCTTGCCTGCGTCGTCCTCGGCGTCGCCGCCGTGACGATCCCGGCCCGGCAGACGGCGAGCCTCAAACCGTCATAG
- a CDS encoding NUDIX hydrolase, whose protein sequence is MAETSASRPASTILLLRDGGKELEVFMMVRHHQIEFNSGALVFPGGSVDAGDKEIVARTDLYSGGEGLSEADRGFRIAAIRETFEESGILLARSKETGAPVDAKRAGEIADKHRVALNEHKVSFLNILADNNLQLALDTLVPYAHWITPEGMPKRFDTWFFLAAAPPDQLGAHDGRESTDSIWVSPREAVEGGESGRFKLPFPTTRNLIRLAKQPNVSAALDHARAMSIVAVMPVMTKTETGRQLRIPREAGYDGEVFDVGAVG, encoded by the coding sequence ATGGCCGAGACATCAGCATCACGCCCGGCCTCGACCATCCTCCTGCTCCGTGACGGCGGGAAGGAGCTGGAGGTCTTCATGATGGTTCGCCATCATCAGATCGAGTTCAATTCGGGCGCGCTGGTGTTTCCCGGCGGCAGCGTCGATGCCGGCGACAAGGAGATTGTCGCCCGCACCGACCTGTATTCGGGCGGTGAAGGTCTCAGCGAGGCGGACCGCGGTTTCCGTATCGCCGCGATCCGCGAGACGTTTGAGGAGAGCGGCATCCTGCTGGCGCGGTCGAAGGAGACGGGTGCGCCGGTTGATGCCAAGCGTGCCGGCGAGATCGCCGACAAGCATCGCGTCGCGCTCAACGAGCACAAGGTCAGCTTCCTCAACATCCTGGCCGATAACAACCTTCAGCTAGCGCTCGACACGCTGGTGCCTTACGCGCACTGGATCACGCCGGAGGGCATGCCGAAGCGCTTCGACACCTGGTTCTTCCTTGCCGCCGCGCCGCCTGACCAGCTCGGCGCCCATGATGGCCGGGAGTCGACGGATTCGATCTGGGTCTCGCCGCGCGAGGCGGTAGAGGGTGGCGAGAGCGGCCGTTTCAAGCTGCCATTCCCGACCACGCGCAATCTGATCCGCCTCGCCAAACAGCCAAACGTGAGCGCTGCGCTCGACCATGCCCGGGCCATGTCCATCGTCGCGGTGATGCCGGTCATGACCAAGACAGAAACCGGCCGTCAGCTCCGGATTCCCCGTGAGGCCGGCTATGACGGCGAGGTGTTCGATGTCGGGGCCGTTGGCTAA
- a CDS encoding dihydrodipicolinate synthase family protein has product MKLTADAKGTFAIAPTPFHDDGRIDERSIDRLTDFYEEVGCDGVTVLGILGEAPKLDATEAEQVAVRYVKRAKKMQVIVGVSAPGFATMRSLARASMDAGAAGVMIAPPPSLRTDDQIIGYFKQAAEAVGPDVPWVLQDYPLTLQVVFTPSVIRKIVMDNPNCVMLKHEDWPGLEKITTLRGFQKDGSLRPLSILCGNGGTFLDFEMERGADGAMTGYAFPELLIDVVNLSKAGKRDAAHDLFDAHLPLIRYEQQPGVGLTVRKYVLQKRGVIASSAQRKPGATMTATAKAEVDYLLSRVARFDKRANLGPQSSAAG; this is encoded by the coding sequence ATGAAACTGACCGCCGACGCCAAGGGCACTTTCGCAATCGCGCCGACGCCGTTCCACGACGACGGCCGGATCGACGAGCGCTCGATCGACCGCCTGACCGATTTCTACGAGGAGGTCGGCTGCGACGGCGTCACGGTGCTGGGGATCCTTGGCGAGGCCCCGAAGCTCGATGCCACCGAGGCCGAGCAGGTGGCGGTGCGCTACGTCAAGCGCGCCAAGAAGATGCAGGTGATCGTCGGCGTCTCGGCGCCGGGCTTTGCCACCATGCGCTCGCTGGCGAGGGCCTCGATGGATGCGGGTGCGGCCGGCGTGATGATCGCGCCGCCGCCATCCTTGCGCACCGACGACCAGATCATCGGCTATTTCAAGCAGGCGGCGGAAGCGGTCGGCCCGGATGTGCCCTGGGTGCTTCAGGACTATCCGCTCACCTTGCAGGTGGTGTTCACGCCATCCGTGATCCGCAAGATCGTCATGGACAATCCGAACTGCGTGATGCTCAAGCACGAGGACTGGCCGGGCCTGGAGAAGATCACGACGCTGCGCGGCTTCCAGAAGGACGGATCGCTGCGTCCGCTCTCGATCTTGTGCGGCAATGGCGGCACCTTCCTCGACTTCGAGATGGAGCGCGGCGCCGACGGCGCCATGACCGGTTACGCCTTCCCCGAGCTTCTGATCGACGTCGTGAACCTCTCCAAGGCCGGCAAGCGCGATGCCGCGCATGACCTGTTCGACGCGCATCTGCCTTTGATCCGCTACGAGCAGCAGCCCGGCGTCGGCCTGACCGTGCGCAAATACGTGCTGCAGAAGCGCGGCGTCATCGCCTCCAGCGCGCAGCGCAAGCCGGGCGCAACGATGACGGCGACAGCGAAGGCCGAGGTCGACTATCTGTTGTCCCGCGTTGCCCGTTTCGACAAGCGCGCCAATCTCGGCCCGCAATCCAGCGCCGCGGGTTAG
- a CDS encoding SDR family oxidoreductase — MGLLDGKVALITGAGGGLGEAYAKLFAREGAAVVVNDLGGPRDGSGADTSMAQQVVDAIKAEGGKAVANGADISTMEGGQSVFDDAIKHFGRADILVNNAGILRDQTFHKASEADWDKVIKVHLKGTFCCTMPVFRWMRENGGGVIVNTSSTSGLIGNFGQTNYGAAKGGIWGLSNVLAIEGRKYNIRIWTLAPGALTRMTADLPRYKENPGAALGPDGIAPAVLYMVSDLSGDQTGKVLGVSGPRGVREMRMMEMEGWKPPHSGWNAQDIVDHAKEIFFSEEQIKMGARRF, encoded by the coding sequence ATGGGACTACTCGATGGCAAGGTTGCGCTGATCACCGGCGCGGGCGGGGGGCTCGGTGAGGCCTATGCGAAGCTGTTCGCGCGGGAAGGGGCCGCGGTCGTCGTCAACGACCTCGGCGGGCCTCGCGACGGCTCCGGCGCCGACACCTCGATGGCCCAGCAGGTGGTGGACGCGATCAAGGCCGAGGGCGGAAAGGCGGTCGCTAACGGCGCCGACATCTCCACCATGGAGGGCGGCCAGTCGGTGTTCGACGACGCCATCAAGCACTTCGGCCGAGCCGACATCCTGGTCAACAATGCTGGCATCCTTCGCGACCAGACCTTTCACAAGGCCAGCGAGGCCGACTGGGACAAGGTCATCAAGGTCCATTTGAAGGGTACCTTTTGTTGCACCATGCCGGTGTTTCGCTGGATGCGGGAAAACGGCGGCGGCGTCATCGTCAACACCTCCTCGACCTCGGGGCTGATCGGCAATTTTGGCCAGACCAATTACGGGGCGGCCAAGGGCGGCATCTGGGGCCTGTCCAACGTGCTCGCGATCGAAGGCCGGAAGTACAACATCCGGATCTGGACGCTCGCCCCGGGCGCCCTGACCCGCATGACCGCAGACCTGCCCCGCTATAAGGAGAACCCGGGGGCGGCGCTGGGGCCGGACGGCATCGCGCCGGCCGTGCTATACATGGTCAGCGACTTGTCGGGCGACCAGACCGGCAAGGTGCTGGGCGTGTCCGGGCCCCGCGGCGTGCGCGAAATGCGGATGATGGAAATGGAAGGCTGGAAGCCGCCGCACTCGGGCTGGAACGCCCAGGACATCGTCGATCACGCCAAGGAGATCTTCTTCTCCGAGGAGCAGATCAAGATGGGGGCGCGGCGGTTTTAG
- a CDS encoding MaoC family dehydratase encodes MSARYEELKGLKNLGQKYAYTDREVMLYAYGIGLGADPMDEKELAFVNEGTFTPRPLKVVPTFASVAAWGAGPGEMNLNRVMVVDGERDITFHQPLPVAAHITADSSVLEVYDKGKDKGVVIVHQTVLKNEKGEKLATLVASRFARGDGGFGGPNLTQPDPHKIPSREPDKTIDITTRPDQALVYRLCGDRNPLHSDPEFAKKAGFPRPILHGMCTYGITCRGVLQTYADYDASAFRQHVARFSSPVYPGETVTMDLWKDANVISFEAEVKSRGVTVIKNGKTVLG; translated from the coding sequence ATGTCCGCCAGATACGAAGAACTCAAAGGCCTGAAAAACCTCGGTCAGAAATATGCCTACACCGATCGCGAGGTGATGCTCTACGCCTACGGCATCGGCCTCGGCGCCGACCCCATGGACGAGAAGGAGCTTGCCTTCGTCAACGAGGGCACGTTCACCCCGCGGCCGCTCAAGGTGGTGCCGACCTTCGCCTCTGTCGCGGCGTGGGGTGCTGGTCCCGGCGAGATGAATCTCAACCGCGTCATGGTGGTTGACGGCGAGCGCGACATCACCTTCCACCAGCCGCTGCCGGTGGCCGCGCACATCACCGCCGACTCCTCCGTGCTCGAAGTCTACGACAAGGGCAAGGACAAGGGCGTCGTCATCGTGCATCAGACCGTGCTGAAGAACGAGAAGGGCGAGAAGCTGGCAACGCTGGTCGCCTCGCGCTTCGCCCGCGGCGACGGCGGCTTTGGCGGGCCGAACCTGACGCAGCCCGACCCGCACAAGATCCCATCGCGCGAGCCCGACAAGACCATCGATATCACGACGCGTCCCGATCAGGCGCTGGTCTATCGCCTCTGCGGCGACCGCAACCCGCTGCACTCCGATCCCGAGTTCGCCAAGAAGGCCGGCTTTCCGCGCCCGATCCTGCACGGCATGTGCACCTACGGTATCACCTGCCGCGGCGTGCTGCAGACCTATGCCGACTACGACGCCAGCGCCTTCCGCCAGCACGTCGCGCGGTTCTCTTCCCCGGTCTATCCCGGCGAGACCGTGACCATGGATCTCTGGAAGGACGCCAACGTGATCTCGTTCGAAGCCGAGGTGAAGTCGCGCGGCGTCACCGTGATCAAGAACGGCAAGACGGTGCTGGGTTAG
- a CDS encoding Zn-ribbon domain-containing OB-fold protein, with protein MVDAKKYPAPVTNPETAAFWDAAKQGKFMIKRCTACGEAHYFPRSICPFCYSDKTVWEEASGEGTIYTWSLMRKSPTGPYAIGYVTLKEGPSVQTNFVDCDLEKLKIGQKVKVVFKPTDGAPLPFFTVA; from the coding sequence ATGGTAGATGCAAAGAAATATCCGGCCCCGGTGACCAATCCCGAGACCGCCGCGTTCTGGGATGCGGCGAAGCAGGGCAAGTTCATGATCAAGCGCTGCACCGCCTGCGGGGAAGCGCACTACTTCCCGCGCTCGATCTGCCCGTTCTGCTACTCCGACAAGACGGTGTGGGAGGAGGCGTCGGGCGAGGGCACGATCTACACCTGGAGCCTGATGCGGAAATCGCCGACCGGCCCTTACGCCATCGGCTACGTCACGCTGAAGGAGGGGCCGTCGGTGCAGACCAATTTCGTCGACTGCGATCTCGAGAAGCTGAAGATCGGCCAGAAGGTGAAGGTGGTGTTCAAGCCGACGGATGGCGCCCCGCTGCCGTTCTTCACAGTCGCCTGA
- a CDS encoding thiolase domain-containing protein: MTIKGKAYIAGIYEHPTRHAPDKSTAQLHAEVAKGAIEDAGISKDDVDGYFCAGDAPGGAWPMVDYLGLNTKKLRHVDSTETGGCSYIIHLGHAAEAIAAGKCSIALVTLAGKPRTGVMPPRAAGAEVDFESAYGATTHNAYGMCAMRHMHDYGTTSEQLAWIKVAASHHAQYNPHAMLKDVVTVEDVLNSPMISDPLHRMDCCVVSDGGGAMIVTTPEIAKSLKKPLVRLIGHGEAMKGPRGGKDLDLTYSAGVWSGPRAFEEAGITPKDIKYASIYDSFTITVLMQLEDLGFCKKGEGGKFVADGNLISGVGKLPFNTDGGGLCSNHPVNRGGMTKILEAVRQLRGEAHPKVQVKNCDLAIAHGTGGLLGVRHAASTAILERV; encoded by the coding sequence TTGACCATCAAGGGCAAGGCCTACATTGCCGGGATCTATGAGCACCCGACCCGGCATGCGCCGGACAAATCCACCGCGCAGCTCCACGCCGAGGTCGCCAAGGGCGCGATCGAGGATGCCGGGATCAGCAAGGACGACGTCGACGGCTATTTCTGCGCGGGCGATGCCCCCGGTGGCGCCTGGCCGATGGTCGATTATCTCGGCCTGAACACCAAGAAGCTCCGCCACGTCGATTCCACCGAGACCGGCGGCTGTTCCTACATCATCCATCTCGGCCATGCGGCCGAGGCGATCGCCGCCGGCAAGTGCTCGATCGCGCTTGTTACGCTGGCCGGCAAGCCGCGCACCGGCGTGATGCCGCCGCGCGCGGCCGGCGCCGAGGTCGATTTCGAGTCCGCTTACGGCGCGACCACGCACAATGCCTACGGCATGTGTGCCATGCGCCATATGCACGACTATGGCACGACCAGCGAGCAACTGGCCTGGATCAAGGTCGCGGCTTCCCACCACGCGCAATACAATCCGCATGCCATGCTCAAGGACGTCGTCACCGTCGAGGACGTCCTGAACTCGCCGATGATCTCCGATCCCCTGCATCGCATGGATTGCTGCGTCGTCTCCGACGGCGGCGGCGCGATGATCGTGACGACGCCCGAGATTGCCAAGAGCTTGAAGAAGCCGCTGGTGCGCCTGATCGGCCATGGCGAGGCCATGAAGGGCCCGCGCGGCGGCAAGGATCTCGACCTCACGTACTCCGCCGGCGTCTGGTCCGGCCCGCGGGCGTTCGAGGAAGCCGGCATCACGCCGAAGGACATCAAATACGCCTCGATCTATGACAGCTTCACCATCACGGTGCTGATGCAGCTCGAGGATCTCGGCTTCTGCAAGAAGGGCGAGGGCGGCAAGTTCGTCGCCGACGGCAATCTGATCTCGGGCGTCGGCAAGCTGCCGTTCAACACCGACGGCGGCGGCCTCTGCAGCAACCATCCCGTCAACCGCGGCGGCATGACCAAGATCCTAGAGGCCGTGCGGCAGCTGCGCGGCGAGGCGCATCCGAAGGTGCAGGTCAAGAATTGCGATCTCGCCATCGCCCACGGCACCGGCGGCCTCTTGGGTGTCCGCCACGCCGCCTCGACGGCCATTCTGGAGCGCGTGTGA
- a CDS encoding indolepyruvate ferredoxin oxidoreductase family protein, producing the protein MGINQGLISLDQKYTQETGHVFTTGIQALVRLPMAQIRRDRASGLNTAGFISGYRGSPLGGYDQQLFAARKHLEQYNIKFQPGVNEDLAATAVWGSQQLNLSPGAKYDGVVGIWYGKGPGVDRCGDVFRHGNAAGSAKNGGVLCLAGDDHGAKSSTVPHQSDHAFMSALMPYLYPSSIHEMIEMGLLGIAMSRYSGCWVGMKVITETVETTAEIDLTDEMKPFIIPTDFELPPGGLNLRWPDDRFEQDRRLQDYKGFAAIAFARANKVNRITMDSPNARFGIMASGKSYEDVRQALRELGITEEVAAKIGLRLYKIGMPWPLEPEGVHQFAVGLEEIFIIEERREIVENQVKQVLFNWRDDVRPRIVGKMDEHDKRFLTFAAELSVASLATSLTERLLKLDLNPEIASMLRAKADWFNGRQATQMQAVAPVSRTPYFCSGCPHNTSTKVPEGSRALAGIGCHFMALWMDRSTETFTHMGGEGVPWVGIAPFTNENHIFANLGDGTYFHSGLLAIRQAVASKTNITYKILYNDAVAMTGGQRHDGDLSPQQITFQLHAEGIREIYLVSEAPDAYPADTIAPGVKKYHRDELQNVMKMCREYKGTSAIVFVQPCAAEKRRRRKRGLMEDPARRVMINPAVCEGCGDCSVQSNCISVEPLETEFGRKRAINQSSCNKDYSCLKGFCPSFVTVDGGKPRHRAPSELADIGELPEPASRPMLDKPYNIAVGGVGGTGVLTIGALLGMAAHIEGKASMILDMSGLAQKGGAVLSHVRLSDHPAEVTCSRIVTGTADLVLAADEVVAVAKDTISLCDSSRTHGIINSHVIPTADFILNRDFNFQTRKLNAVLETALHKDSVFFDFTKPAEQLLGDAIATNMMMMGYAYQKGLFPLSAESIEQAIEVNGVSIKMNKEAFRLGRLAVADPKRLADMLKGTDEVIAPKTLDAMTLDEVIEHRAKHLTAYQNGRLAKRYRKLVDQVRDAAKQGGYGDALPRAVAINYAKLLAYKDEYEVARLYTDGAFEQQLRDQFEGDFTFNFNLAPPILSSGVDALGRPKKRAFGPWMLNVFRVLAKFKFLRGTPFDIFGRSADRKLERDLIAGYEKDVTTVLGLLSPLTIDTAVELLSLPDRIRGYGPVKDKAVADAKARYAQLAADLANPPPAPRQIAAE; encoded by the coding sequence ATGGGCATCAACCAGGGTCTGATCAGTCTCGATCAAAAATACACCCAGGAGACCGGGCACGTCTTCACCACGGGCATCCAGGCCCTGGTCCGCTTGCCCATGGCCCAGATCCGGCGCGACCGCGCCAGCGGCCTCAACACCGCGGGCTTCATCTCCGGCTATCGCGGCTCGCCGCTCGGCGGCTACGACCAGCAGCTATTCGCCGCCCGCAAGCACCTCGAGCAGTACAACATCAAGTTCCAGCCCGGCGTGAACGAGGACCTGGCGGCCACCGCCGTCTGGGGCTCGCAGCAGCTCAACCTCTCGCCCGGCGCCAAATACGACGGCGTGGTCGGCATCTGGTACGGCAAGGGCCCCGGCGTCGACCGCTGCGGCGACGTGTTCCGCCACGGCAATGCCGCGGGCTCCGCCAAGAACGGCGGCGTGCTGTGCCTTGCCGGCGACGACCACGGCGCAAAATCCTCCACCGTCCCGCATCAGTCCGACCATGCCTTCATGTCGGCGCTGATGCCCTATCTCTATCCCTCGAGCATCCACGAGATGATCGAGATGGGCCTGCTCGGCATCGCGATGTCACGCTATTCGGGCTGCTGGGTCGGCATGAAGGTGATCACCGAGACGGTGGAGACCACCGCCGAGATCGATCTCACCGACGAGATGAAGCCGTTCATCATCCCCACCGATTTCGAGCTGCCGCCCGGCGGCCTCAACCTGCGCTGGCCCGACGACCGTTTCGAGCAGGATCGCCGCCTGCAGGACTACAAGGGCTTTGCCGCCATCGCCTTTGCGCGCGCCAACAAGGTCAACCGTATCACCATGGATTCGCCGAACGCCCGTTTCGGCATCATGGCCTCCGGCAAGAGCTACGAGGACGTTCGCCAGGCGCTCCGCGAGCTTGGCATCACCGAGGAGGTTGCCGCAAAGATCGGCCTTCGCCTCTACAAGATCGGCATGCCCTGGCCGCTGGAGCCGGAAGGCGTGCATCAATTCGCCGTCGGCCTCGAAGAGATCTTCATCATCGAGGAGCGCCGCGAGATCGTCGAGAACCAGGTCAAGCAGGTGTTGTTCAACTGGCGCGACGATGTCCGTCCGCGCATCGTCGGCAAGATGGACGAGCATGACAAGCGCTTCCTGACCTTCGCCGCCGAGCTCAGTGTCGCCTCGCTCGCGACCTCGCTGACCGAGCGACTTCTCAAGCTCGATCTCAACCCCGAGATCGCTTCGATGCTCCGCGCCAAGGCCGACTGGTTCAACGGCCGCCAGGCGACCCAGATGCAGGCGGTCGCCCCTGTCTCCCGCACCCCTTATTTCTGCTCCGGCTGTCCCCACAACACCTCGACCAAGGTCCCCGAAGGCAGCCGCGCGCTCGCCGGCATCGGTTGCCATTTCATGGCGCTGTGGATGGACCGCTCGACCGAGACGTTTACCCATATGGGCGGCGAGGGCGTGCCCTGGGTCGGCATCGCGCCGTTCACCAACGAGAACCACATCTTCGCCAATCTCGGCGACGGCACTTACTTCCACTCCGGCCTTCTCGCCATCCGTCAGGCCGTCGCGTCCAAGACCAACATCACCTACAAGATCCTTTACAACGACGCGGTGGCCATGACCGGCGGCCAGCGCCATGACGGCGATCTCTCGCCGCAGCAGATCACTTTCCAGCTCCACGCCGAAGGCATTCGCGAGATCTATCTGGTCTCAGAGGCGCCCGACGCCTATCCGGCCGATACCATCGCGCCCGGCGTGAAGAAATATCACCGCGACGAGCTGCAGAACGTCATGAAGATGTGCCGCGAGTACAAGGGCACGTCGGCGATCGTGTTCGTGCAGCCCTGCGCCGCCGAGAAGCGCCGCCGCCGCAAGCGCGGCCTGATGGAGGATCCGGCGCGCCGCGTCATGATTAACCCGGCGGTCTGCGAAGGCTGCGGCGACTGCTCAGTGCAGTCGAACTGCATCTCGGTCGAGCCGCTGGAGACCGAGTTCGGTCGCAAGCGCGCCATCAACCAGTCCTCCTGCAACAAGGACTATTCGTGTCTGAAAGGCTTCTGCCCGTCCTTCGTCACCGTCGACGGCGGCAAGCCGCGCCACCGGGCACCTAGCGAGCTGGCTGACATCGGCGAATTGCCCGAGCCGGCGTCGCGCCCGATGCTCGATAAGCCCTACAACATCGCGGTCGGCGGTGTCGGCGGCACCGGCGTTCTCACCATCGGCGCGTTGCTCGGTATGGCCGCCCATATCGAAGGCAAGGCCTCGATGATCCTGGACATGTCGGGCCTTGCGCAAAAGGGCGGGGCGGTGCTCAGCCATGTCCGCCTGTCGGATCATCCGGCGGAAGTGACCTGTTCGCGCATCGTCACCGGCACGGCCGATCTCGTGCTTGCCGCCGACGAAGTGGTCGCCGTTGCCAAGGACACGATCTCGCTGTGCGACTCCAGCCGCACCCACGGCATCATCAACAGCCACGTCATTCCTACCGCCGATTTCATCCTCAACCGCGACTTCAACTTCCAGACCCGCAAGCTGAATGCGGTGCTGGAGACGGCGCTGCACAAGGACTCCGTCTTCTTCGATTTCACCAAGCCGGCCGAGCAGCTGCTCGGCGATGCCATCGCCACCAACATGATGATGATGGGCTATGCCTATCAGAAGGGTCTGTTCCCGCTGTCGGCGGAATCGATCGAGCAGGCGATCGAGGTCAACGGCGTCTCGATCAAGATGAACAAGGAAGCCTTCCGCCTCGGCCGCCTCGCAGTCGCGGACCCCAAGCGTCTTGCTGACATGCTGAAGGGCACGGACGAGGTGATTGCGCCGAAGACTCTCGACGCGATGACGCTGGACGAGGTCATCGAGCACCGCGCCAAGCATCTGACTGCCTACCAGAACGGCCGCCTGGCCAAGCGCTATCGCAAGCTGGTCGACCAGGTCCGCGACGCTGCCAAGCAGGGCGGCTATGGCGATGCGCTGCCGCGCGCGGTCGCGATCAACTACGCCAAGCTGCTCGCTTACAAGGACGAGTACGAAGTCGCGCGCCTCTACACCGACGGCGCCTTCGAGCAGCAGCTCCGCGATCAGTTCGAGGGCGACTTCACGTTCAATTTCAACCTGGCCCCGCCGATCCTCAGCAGCGGCGTCGACGCGCTCGGCCGCCCGAAGAAGCGCGCCTTCGGCCCGTGGATGCTGAATGTCTTTCGTGTGCTCGCAAAGTTCAAGTTCCTGCGCGGCACGCCGTTCGACATTTTCGGCCGCAGCGCCGACCGCAAGCTCGAGCGCGACCTGATCGCCGGCTACGAAAAGGATGTCACCACCGTGCTCGGCCTGTTGTCGCCGCTCACGATCGACACTGCGGTCGAACTCCTGTCACTGCCCGACCGCATCCGCGGCTACGGCCCGGTGAAGGACAAGGCGGTGGCCGATGCCAAAGCGCGCTACGCGCAGCTCGCCGCGGATCTCGCCAATCCACCGCCCGCGCCACGGCAGATCGCAGCCGAGTAG